TTCACCGGGCCTTCGGGCCCTCCTTGTCAAGGAGACCTCATGAAAACCACCCCAACCTCCAAGAAGCCCTTCTTCGCCCGCTTGCTCGAGACTCAGCGCTCCGAGCACAAGCCGGAGACGATGGAGTTCGACAAGCCCGA
This genomic window from Acidobacteriota bacterium contains:
- a CDS encoding microviridin/marinostatin family tricyclic proteinase inhibitor, yielding MKTTPTSKKPFFARLLETQRSEHKPETMEFDKPEQTMKYPSDGDEW